Proteins encoded in a region of the Salvelinus fontinalis isolate EN_2023a chromosome 17, ASM2944872v1, whole genome shotgun sequence genome:
- the ptf1a gene encoding pancreas transcription factor 1 subunit alpha encodes MDTVLDTFTGLDSFSSPYFDEDDFFTDQSSRDHLDTDEFLDDDVDFLTSHFQDYYKDSRLAHDGDYCEIGNFSFSSSSSTFSYECTDSTSELSPQMGGDVPMLKRRRRMRSDMEMQHLRQAANVRERRRMQSINDAFEGLRSHIPTLPYEKRLSKVDTLRLAIGYINFLAELVQSDMPIRNSDSEAPTQPQKVIICHRGTRSPSPSDPDYGLPPLAGHSLSWTDEKQLKDQNIIRTAKVWTPEDPRKLHMKPSMNNIENEPPFSLTSAQ; translated from the exons ATGGACACTGTCTTAGATACATTTACAGGATTGGACTCCTTCTCTTCCCCTTATTTTGACGAGGATGATTTCTTTACTGACCAGTCCTCCAGGGACCACTTGGACACCGACGAGTTTCTAGATGACGATGTCGATTTTCTCACCAGCCATTTCCAAGATTACTACAAGGACAGCAGGTTAGCGCACGATGGGGACTACTGTGAAATTGGCAActtttccttctcttcctcctcctctaccttctcgtATGAATGCACTGACAGCACCTCAGAGCTGTCGCCTCAGATGGGAGGAGATGTCCCGATGCTAAAAAGGCGGAGGCGGATGAGATCCGATATGGAGATGCAACATTTACGGCAGGCTGCCAACGTCCGGGAGCGGCGGAGGATGCAGTCCATTAACGATGCTTTCGAGGGACTCCGGTCTCACATCCCCACTCTGCCATACGAGAAGAGGCTCTCCAAAGTCGATACCCTGCGCCTGGCCATTGGCTACATCAACTTCCTCGCTGAGCTCGTACAGTCGGACATGCCCATCCGAAACTCCGACAGTGAAGCACCGACTCAACCCCAAAAAGTTATAATTTGCCACAGAGGAACAA GATCTCCGTCTCCAAGTGACCCTGACTACGGGTTGCCTCCCCTTGCCGGCCACTCTCTGTCCTGGACAGACGAGAAACAGCTGAAAGACCAGAACATCATTAGAACCGCTAAAGTTTGGACACCCGAGGACCCACGAAAACTGCACATGAAACCCTCCATGAACAACATTGAAAACGAGCCTCCTTTCAGCTTAACCTCAGCCCAATAA